In the Archocentrus centrarchus isolate MPI-CPG fArcCen1 chromosome 11, fArcCen1, whole genome shotgun sequence genome, TATGAgcaacttcatgttttattcaaacTACTGAAAGCTGCAAAATTCAAAGAgaaataaatcagttttaacagactggagcATCTCAGAAAGGTCTCTGAATGCTGCCGTACAAGTTTTACAGCTCATCAACAGAAAAACACTTTTGTGCCTGAATTTGTTTTGGTTGTGTTACTGAATTAATGTATATATACAATAAACAAGTGTGGAGTAAACACGCAGACTTTACTGTAAAGAATACGGTGCAGGTTTTGCTCTAGGATTGGTGTAAATATTCGGGATAACGAGAGGCGGGCAGATCTGTTCAACATGAGGACAAATAATGAGACAGCAGGTGACGCTGCTGAAAGTCAAACCCACAAGAGAAACGCGGTCACTTCACAGCATGAGCGATTGACTCGTggcacattgattttttttttccagtgttcaGATAAACTGTAGTGGAAGAGCTCTGCTCCATGACAACATGGGCTGCATTACCAACCGTGGAGGAGGTGAGGGTTGGGTGAAGTTTGGAGGATGTGTTAATTTTAACAGTTTGATAGAAGGTTCATCCTCTTGATGGAACTAGATAATTTTAAACTGTTAGCCTATTACAACTGTCCTCTAATAATAGATGAATTCAGCACTGCACTGTCATCTCTGTTCTAGAACAACTAGATACAACTTGGACAGAAGCAGCAGAGTGTGAGGAGTTGGATTACCGTCTTCTGCCTGTGCATGCACTCGTAGAAGTCCTCAAACTCCAGCTTGCACTCCTTTGTGGCACGGGTCTGCCCGATGCCATGAGCACACTCGATCCACTCCTTCTCGAAGGCGTGGCAGCGCGCCGCCCGCTTGTTGATCTGCTCTCcgctctgcagcagcagccagcgGTCCAAGTTGATGCCGAGCTTCGACTGCAGGTCCACAAACGGCATGATGCTGAACGAGGAGGGGCACAAAATAACTGC is a window encoding:
- the ndufs5 gene encoding NADH dehydrogenase [ubiquinone] iron-sulfur protein 5 — protein: MPFVDLQSKLGINLDRWLLLQSGEQINKRAARCHAFEKEWIECAHGIGQTRATKECKLEFEDFYECMHRQKTHERLHAIRQQRDKLIKEGKYTPPNHHTGKAEETP